The sequence below is a genomic window from Eubalaena glacialis isolate mEubGla1 chromosome 13, mEubGla1.1.hap2.+ XY, whole genome shotgun sequence.
GGGGTCATCTCCAGGGAATGGAGTTTCTTGATTATAGATATGTCTGTTTCATTTCTTAGTAAGCACTGCGGGACAGCAGCTTCTCCAGAAAGGCTGCCACGACACTGGCGTGCTTTCTTGCGTGGTCCTTCCACATCCTTAAGCATTGGGTATGAGCCCCCGACCCTCGAAAATCTCCCCTGGGAATATGTTAAAATCAAAAGGAGCTGCAGGATAGTGAGGTGCTGGAGTCACGCAGCCAGAGAAACTCCCTGCAGCCGACTGACGCGAGCAGCGTGAACCGAGTCGTGAAATGATTTCCCCAGAGTCACAGTGTGTGGCTTTGAAACTGTCCCTCTACCTAAACTAAAACTCAAGAGATGGGTCTTTTGGATATTGATTAGCCAGTGATTTGAAGGTGAAAGAATTTTCTTTGTtgtgcttattcatttatttatttgtcagcaaatatttgttgagtgctacTATGGTAGGTACTTGATCAGGTACTGATCAAGTATATAGCAGTTGACAAAACAAATAGATCTTGTTCTCATGGCGCTAAGGGTCTACAGTggcaaataaagacaaagaaacaatcaCTCGAAAAACGGAGACTTACAAATTGTGACGTGTTCtatgaaagaaaagtacaggtGCTAATTTAGCAGGGAGGTTAGGGAAATTCTCTGTGAGGAGATGAAATTTAAGCCAATCTCAAAGTTGACAAAACTAACCAGGTGAAAAGTAGTAGACAGTAAGTGGGGCAGGAAGAGctttctgggcagagggaacagcattgtGCGAAGACCCAGAGATGAGAGAGAATGAAATAAATGCAAGGCACCGAAAGGCGATgtggctggagggtgggggaaatTGTGGGAGGTGAAGCTGGAGAGATGGTCAGGGGTTGTTAGGTATTTTGGACTTTAGACTAATGAGAGGCCACTGAAGGGATTAAATGAGAGGCCACTGAGGGGGTTAAAAGACCACTGTGGCTACTGGgtaaaaaatactttgaaaagtcAGTAATAGATTAACTTATTGTAGGAGTCTAGGCGAAAATTGATGGTAGCCTGGATTAGAGTTATGAGGAAGCAGGTAGAGAGAAGTTGATGAATCCCAAATGTATTCTGGAGGTAGAATCatcaatatttgtaaatgaactaGATGTTGAAGATGAGAAAGAGGGGGGGTGGTGTGTCAAgaatgactcccaggtttctgatATGAGCAGTTGGGTAGATGGAGATGCCATTTACCAAAGTGGTGACTCCCAAGAGAGAAACAAGTTATCGAGGGAAGAGTAAGAGTTCTCTTTAGACTGTGTTAAGTTTGAGACATCCAAACGGAGGTGGTAGATGGGATGTCAGATGATATGGATCTGGAGCTCAGAAGAGTACACTTACATTAAGCTGTTAATAGGTGGTATTTTAAGCTGTGAAAATTGATAGATGACCCggtagtaaatatatatacaatgaggAGAGTTGAAGGCTTAATATGGAAATTGGAAGAACTCCAACTGTAGAGGCAAAGTAATGGAGGAGCAAATGAGACCAAGGGGAGGCCAGAGATGTATAAGACAACAAAAGAGTGTGGTGCCGTGGAGGCCAATGTGAGGCTACTGTAGGTCAAAAAAGGTGCAGATCATTGGAGTGAGCGACATGGAGGTCACCAAATACCTTACTGATAGCTGTGCTGCTGGAGTGCTAAGCATGCAAACCATGTTGAAATAGGTTGAGAAATTGGTACTGGCAACATGTGGGATTAATTATCCTAGAAGATCTTTCCATATAAAGTGCCTGGAAGTGCTGGCTGAACTATAACAATTCTCCTTTTAGATGCACAGCTGAGTATCCCCCCAAAGTAAAGTAATCCCTAAgggtgaaaaaacaaaacaaaacaaaatgaggaCCTTGAAACGTTAGACTCTTAGCTGATTATGAAGCTACAATTGCCCCACAGGCTCTTGCCAGTCTTTATAACCAAGAAATTTAAGTTTAATAGCTGTCcgagaaagagacacagagcctTGGGACCTTAGGAAGTAGAAAGTTGGGACTGAGACCCTCACATATATTGGGAAACTGTAAAGGGTGACACATTGAATGAAAAGACAGAATAGGAAGAATCTGCTACCTGGTAAAAGGAGATGACAAAGAGTTATTATCTCTCTTGACCTGGGCTCTGGGTGGGAAAAACTACTCTTTCCTAGAATTGAAAATCACCTTTCCTCTCAGGTGTTTGGGGTTCAAAATTGCACTACTTAAGTGATCTGGATAAGAAATTAAATTACTGTGTACATAATTTGATAGTGTACAAGGACATCAGACAGAAACAAAGTAAATCCTCTTTGGAAGGACATCTACACAGGCATCCCAAGCCTGGCCAGAGACAAGCTAACAATCCAAAATTACGAGACACGTGAAGTGATGCTTCTTGAAAAGAGTCAGTAGAAAACAAACTGTAGAATCAGATTCTCAAGAACTTAGGAATTGGAACCATTagatataaaatattgagtaagtatttttaaaatgtttaatgaaataaaaggtagaaagaaaacaggaaagaacaGACTGTcatcccaaaaggcaaggaagatttggaaaagaacaagaaaatgctTTTAGTACTAAAAATGCAAGTTTGTAAATGGTTATTACTTCAGcgatggcttaaacagcagactaAATATAACTGAAGAGAATTAGAGAACGAGGTAGACCTGGCATCACGCAGACAGAAACATGGGTTGAGAGACACGGGGAACAGGATGAGAAGGTCTGTCACATGTCCACGTGAAGAGGATCAAGAGAATGGGGTGAGGGCATACTCCACGGACATGCCTGAGAGTCATCCGGGAGCATGGGATGAAAAGCACCAGTCTTCCGATTCAGGAATCCCAGTGCTTCCTCTGTAAGAGAAACGAAAAGTTTACCCCTTGCTGCCTAGTGGTGATGCTGCAGGACACTTCAGAGATTTTTTACGGTCGCCGAGAAGAAAAGACAGGCGAACAGCAGGCTCCCCACCCGGAACCGCAGAAACCAGAGGTCAGCCGATGGGACCTTCAAAGCTGGAGAGAACAGGACCGAGAACCCGGAGTTGCGGTCCTGGCTGCCCCACCACCCAGGCGCCGGGCCACGGAGGATGCCACGGAGCTGCTTACCACCAACGGACCCTGCCATAGAGGGATTCTAAAGGATGGGCCAGAGGGCAAAGGCCACCTGAAGATGCCACTGGAGAGGAAGGAGACCCGAGGTGTAGAGAATGGCGAGCAAGGAGTTGGACGGTAGGTCTGGGCAAACGTCTAAAACAGTTATAACAGGGCCGAACCCCGGGGCGCGGCCGTGCCCGCCCCCACCGGCCAGAAGCCGCGGCGGCGACCTGGAAACTACAGCCCCCATGAGGCTATGCGTGCGCGCATGCGCCGTGGCATACGTGGCACGCGCGGCGCGTGGCTTGCGTGGCGCGCGGCGTGGCGTGCGTGGGAGTTCTAGAACGCAGCAGCTAGGGCCCCGGCGCCATGTTGGGGCTGAGGGGACGCTGGAGAGGCGCTTGAAGCGGCGGGAGCGGAGCGGGTGCGGGTCGGACCTGGGCTGGTAGgagccccgcccctcccgccTCAGCGGATCATGACCCGGGCGGCGGCCGCGGAGGTCGCGGTGGCGGGGGACGCGGCGTGGCGGGGCCAGCGCTAGAGATGATGCCGTTTCCGGTGACCACCCCGGGATCACAACAGACCCCGCCGCCGCCCAAGCACTATGGCATCTCCTCCCCCATCAGTTTAGCACCCCCCAGGGAGACTGACTGCATACTTACCCAGAAATTAATTGAAACCCTGAAGCCCTTTGGGGTttttgaagaggaagaggaactaCAGCGCAGGATTTTGATTTTGGAGAAATTAAATAACCTGGTAAAGGAATGGATACGAGAAATCAGTGAAAGCAAGAGTCTTCCACAAGCTGTAATAGAAAACGTTGGAGGGAAAATCTTTACATTCGGTTCTTATAGATTAGGGGTGCATACGAAAGGTGCAGATATCGACGCGTTGTGCGTGGCACCAAGACATGTTGATCGAAGCGATTTTTTCACCTCCTTCTATGGTAAATTGAAACTACATGAAGAAGTAAAGGATTTAAGGGCTGTTGAAGAGGCATTTGTACCAGTTATCAAACTGTGTTTTGATGGGATAGAGATTGATATTTTGTTTGCAAGATTAGCACTGCAGACTATTCCGGAAGATTTGGACCTAAGAGATGACAGTCTGCTTAAAAATTTAGATATTAGGTGCATAAGAAGTCTTAATGGTTGCCGGGTAACTGATGAGATTTTACATCTAGTACCAAACATTGACAACTTTAGATTAACTCTGAGAGCCATCAAGTTGTGGGCCAAATGCCACAATATCTATTCCAATATATTAGGTTTTTTAGGAGGTGTTTCCTGGGCGATGCTAGTAGCAAGAACTTGCCAGCTTTATCCAAACGCGATAGCATCAACTCTTGTACGTAAATTTTTCTTGGTGTTTTCTGAATGGGAATGGCCAAATCCAGTGCTACTGAAAGAGCCTGAAGAACGGAATCTTAATTTGCCTGTCTGGGACCCAAGAGTAAATCCCAGCGATAGGTACCATCTCATGCCTATAATTACACCAGCGTACCCACAGCAGAACTCCACGTACAACGTGTCTGTTTCAACAAGGATGGTCATGATTGAGGAGTTTAAGCAAGGGCTTGCTATCACACATGAGATTTTGCTGAGTAAGGCAGAGTGGTCCAAACTTTTTGAAGCTCCCAGCTTCTTTCAAAAGTACAAGCATTATATTGTACTTCTAGCAAGCGCGCCAACAGAAAAACAACATCTAGAATGGGTGGGCTTGGTGGAATCAAAAATCCGAATCCTGGTTGGAAGCTTGGAGAAGAATGAATTTATTACACTGGCACATGTGAATCCTCAGTCGTTTCCAGCACCCAAGGAAAATCCTGACAGGGAAGAATTTCGTACAATGTGGGTGATTGGGTTAGTGTTAAAAAAGCCAGAAAACTCTGACGTTCTCAGTATTGATCTCACCTATGATATCCAGTCTTTCACAGATACAGTTTATAGGCAAGCGATAAATAGTAAGATGTTTGAGATGGATATGAAAATTGCTGCaatgcatttgagaagaaaggaaCTTCATCAACTACTACCTAATCACgtgcttcagaaaaagaaaacacactcgATGGAAGGTGTCAGATTGACAGCTTTGGATGACGGCAGCCTCGACTTGTCTGTAGACAGTGAAGACAGCACGTCTGTGTCTTCACTTCCTGGCTCTGTGAAGACTGGCCCAGTGACTGGCAGCGCTCAGGGCAGAAGCATTTCTGCCCCGGCTGTGATGGCAGCATCTGTGACCAGCGTACAGGTTCCTGAAGTTTCCTTGCAACAAGCAAATCCCAGCGACAGCCCAGGGGGCACGTCCAGCGAAAGCATCCCTCAGACTGCCCCACAACCAACTATTTCTCCGCCACTGAAGCCCATGGTCACCAGAGTTGTTTCCTCAACACGTCTGGTCAACCATCCGCCCAGGCCTTCAGGGAGCGCAGCAGCAAACATAGCTAATCCTATCATAGGAGTCTAGAGGACATTGTCACGTCACAAAGAAGAAAGGACCAAGGAAACCAAAACAGAGGAGGAATGGTCTCATAAAGAGACAGGTGCGACTCAATTGGAAACTATTCAGACAGCAGCTTCTCTGTTGGCCTCATGGGGAACATCCAGTGAAGACCTTCCCAGTATCCCTGCTCTCCCTGCAAATCTTATTCCTATTATCAAGAATTCAGTAAAACAGATTGAACTGAGAAAAACAACCTCAAGGGTCCATAAACAGTATCTGCCAACTCAGCCTGCTGTCTTCAAATGCTAAAGGAGAAGAATGAAGGGTACCAAACTAGATGTGGTTCAAAATAGCTTTGTTAGGCTTATTTGATGACTTCCTTTATTGGGCTAATCTTGATCAGAAGTCCAGGTTAGTATGTGAAGCCAGAAGTACTGTTAATGTGTCAGATTATTTATGTGTCAGCCACGTTAAACGCTAACTATTTCAAAGGACTCCTGCCcttaaagaggaaaaagagagaaagaaatcctcCAGCTATGTTTGTACCCATGACTGAC
It includes:
- the PAPOLB gene encoding poly(A) polymerase beta is translated as MMPFPVTTPGSQQTPPPPKHYGISSPISLAPPRETDCILTQKLIETLKPFGVFEEEEELQRRILILEKLNNLVKEWIREISESKSLPQAVIENVGGKIFTFGSYRLGVHTKGADIDALCVAPRHVDRSDFFTSFYGKLKLHEEVKDLRAVEEAFVPVIKLCFDGIEIDILFARLALQTIPEDLDLRDDSLLKNLDIRCIRSLNGCRVTDEILHLVPNIDNFRLTLRAIKLWAKCHNIYSNILGFLGGVSWAMLVARTCQLYPNAIASTLVRKFFLVFSEWEWPNPVLLKEPEERNLNLPVWDPRVNPSDRYHLMPIITPAYPQQNSTYNVSVSTRMVMIEEFKQGLAITHEILLSKAEWSKLFEAPSFFQKYKHYIVLLASAPTEKQHLEWVGLVESKIRILVGSLEKNEFITLAHVNPQSFPAPKENPDREEFRTMWVIGLVLKKPENSDVLSIDLTYDIQSFTDTVYRQAINSKMFEMDMKIAAMHLRRKELHQLLPNHVLQKKKTHSMEGVRLTALDDGSLDLSVDSEDSTSVSSLPGSVKTGPVTGSAQGRSISAPAVMAASVTSVQVPEVSLQQANPSDSPGGTSSESIPQTAPQPTISPPLKPMVTRVVSSTRLVNHPPRPSGSAAANIANPIIGV